In Oryzias latipes chromosome 15, ASM223467v1, the sequence AAAAAAATGAGCACTAACCCCCACCCCAGAACAAACTGAGTTGATCAAATCACTATGCAGAAAGTTTCAGTGAAAGAATTAAatacaaagagaaaaagaagttaGTTAGCAGGAAAGGAAGTGGGAGAAGGGTGGACAAGCATACCTTTGCCCTCCAGAGGAGAGGTGAGGTACAAGTGATTGTGACTATTGCTACTGGTGGTCCTGTTGCTATGAAGACTGGAGGGTCTGGAGGCTGGGTGAAGGGGCAAGAGGGAAGACCAGCAAACATTTGCTGTTAGGTTTCAGAAAGGCTTAAAATATCCACACCAACAAGCACTAACAGCACAACACGCAGGGGCTCGGGAACAGTTGGACGAAGGGTTTCCTGCTGGGGCAGCAGATGGCATGAGGCGGGCCAAGGGGCAGGAAGAGTGGCTCACAGCCAGGCGGTCACACCAACATGTCCATCGTATAAACAGACAGTTAGAGGGGCCTAAATACATGGACGGACTGCCATAAGGGACAAAAGGAAGCTGAAGAAGTTTGTAATGAATCCCAGAAAGTGACAGCGTGTCAGTGAGTtagtaacaaaacaaaagagaaaaggagGACAAAGAGCAGACGAGACATGGCAGTGCGACTATGCCCTTTATTGTGTCCACGAAGATCATTTCAACTGGAAACCAGTGACTGTAGAACCGCTCGTGCCTTTGGTTGTCAGAACATTTGTGCCACCAAGTTAGAGGTgcctttaaagccccactccgatgaaaattgtgtttttaacaagttccttttttttaacatgcattactgagtattcctttatttaaatagttgtgaatcagtttaaaaaaagtaatggtTATGTAGAGAATACAGTGGGTTGGTAcgtcttctttttcctcctctaAGCTTGCATTTGGCTCAAACCTGAACAGccagatagctccaatattgcttaccatttttgtttcgtttgggattgtgaggggctgtatgctagtgggagagcatgtaaacaaagcgCTCcaagcaacggggaggggaagggttGTTGCACGCCAAAAATCCGACCCACAGATTTAATATCAGTCTAATATCTAACGAattactgccgctctgtagaaactatgacccaaaaactgcagtttttttattttgcctaaaaacgtcataaccagaattaaaagaccactgtgagcacttttacaatccatcaaaagaggatcggagtgggactttaaggaacTGATAGATGTTATTGGTGTTACATCAAGAAAACCAACCCAGTGGCCCAAAGATGTGGAAATGGTGACTTACTACAGATGCTACAGGGTACTCTGCACAAAACGCTGGGCTCTGCAGGAGAGGGACACAGAGCATGTGCACTGCTGTACCCCTGCAGGCCTGATAAGACACATACACAATGCAGTATATCCACATGTTGGCATGCTTATTAACCCATCACAACCTGGAGAATGTGCACAACCTTCATTACGAATCCTCAGAGGGTAAAataagtttttatttcttacGTCTGACAACACAAAACAGACAGAGTTCAttgatttctcatttttatagccCTAACATTACATCAACATTAGGAGTAATGTCTGCAGTTTGAGTGCAAATGGTAGCCATTATGGGCTACAACAGTAAAATGTCTACGGTATTTCATTTGTAAGTGCATTCTGGAAAATGATCACATGGGTTGGGGGTTCAGACACAGGACTTGAAGCTGTGTCTGTAAAACCACTTTAACTGAAAGCAAAGGGAAACACACTTGACACAATAAGGGGGTCATGAACaatcgtttttttgttgttgttcttaaaaaggaaggaaaaaaattgatttgtaAACCAAAAGTACGGACTCCTCTCTGGTGTAAATGTGTGGCAATAACTGTTAAACAAATGGGTCAACTCCATTTGAGCAGCAGACCCAGGAAAAGCGCTGTAGATTATCTTCTTTGGATAAGATCCTAAAGTCTGAATTAGAGTCAGTCCTACTTTCAGTGGAGGCAGATTTATTTCCCCCCTAACTTCACTTAGATGGAAATAGATTAGTGGATCAAATCCGGTTTAAAGTAAAACTGCTGAAGACAGAACCTGGCTCTGCCTTCTAGTTTCTCCTTTCGGTCAAAGAAACTTCCCAACCCTCTGTCCCATGGGCACGTTAATGTCTTACCTTGACTTTTAGGATCATCTGAAGAACCAGCAACATCCTCGCAAGAGATATTACCTAAGGAAGTAAAGAACAAGCTGAACTGAaccctaaaacacacacattcactgcCTCATGCTTACAATATTGTCCCTAAAGTTCTTGAATCACAAAAGCACCAATCTAACCTTTGACCTGAAGCCGGTTCTTGGCTCTGCTGCGTCCTGCAGTGGGCAGGGTCAGGGCAGCGCAGTCGATGGCGTTAGTTGAAAAGGCGAGCTCCTTCATGTGCTTCCCccctctcctgctgctgctcactACCCCAGCTTCTGTGGCTTCAGGCCCGTCCAGATTGTCGGTGCTGCCAGGCCACTGTGAACCTGGAGCACCTGCCACTGCCATCGTCTGGAGCAAGTCATTCATGGCTGgatgggtttaaaaaaacaaacaaacatacaagtAGGAACAACATATAAGTTAGACAGCAAGTCTAAATAATATGAAGTTCAATATTTAAAGCTagttaaaaaagaatttatcttatttttcaTTAAGTAATTGGCTTTTCTTTAAgcatcaaaaatgtaaacatagaATGTAGTTTCTTCTTCTATTTGGGTCAAAACTATAGGGATTTGTTTGGAATATAGTCAGTATGCTGTTTAAGCAGTTAGACGTTTACTAGTATCATGATGCAAATATTGACATATCATGCCATAAATTGATGATTCACACACGTTTATAATGTAATCTGAGAGTCAGAATTGggatgaaaaactttttttaaactaagggTCATTGGTTTCAATAGAAGACAGCATGAATCCatgtttctttatgtttatgttCAATTCTAATCCTACCATGTTAATGTTGGAGCAGAAATAAAGACACTGTGAGACAAAAGCAATGAAAGAAGCAGGAGAGCATGCAGAGctgctccgagcagcagcagtgaGCGAGGTGAGTCCATGTCAGCAGAATAAGATCTGAAATGCAGCACGCTGACAAAGCAAGACGGCAAGAGAAGAGACAGAACCAAGGCTCCATTTCAGGTCCTTCATGGTGCGTGAGAGAGAGAGTTACAAACAAGCCGATGGCTGtggttccatttttttttggcatgctgcaaaaacaaaagtggaagCAAACTGTTGCAGGCTTGTGAAAGACAGGACCACAGTGTCTCCTACCATCTCAGCTGAACAGCCAACCTGACAACTTCAAAAagcctttcattcattcaaaaagacaaaatgaccCCACAGATGACACCAAGCGGCACGCTGATTCATGTAGCGACAAAACAGTTTGCTTTGGatacaatgcaaaaaaacaagacaacacaacacaaaaaagaataCCATGACTCACATCCATGTCCCTTATACCTACAtgtgattgtttttaaatgttttatcaaTACATTATGACAACGAAGTGAATTTCATTGGTGAAGGCTTATAGGTCTACAGGGAAGGGTGGAGCATAATGCGTTTGGCAGAGGAAGTGATGTAGGCGTGGTCTTTACTAGGAAAGAGTTGAGGAAAAGCAACTGATGTCACCAGGAGCAGCGTGGGGGAACAAAACAAGAGAAATCTACAAACTCTGACCAAACTGTTCAGTCACAGCAGCTGGGAAGGAAACCTGAGCTGCTCTGTTATCATCCCACAATGCTCCCGCCCTGACATCAGCGGCTTCGTCCTCCTTTGTTTCTCGCAGCACACCACAATAGGAGGGAGAGGAAGGCTAGCGTGACGGCTATCGGAGGTCTTACACATGGAGCGCCGGTAGATGGCCTTGACCTTGTCTTTGTCCTTGGATCTGTTCCTCATGAAAGGCAACCTTTTTATAGCTGTCAGAGTGCCGCCAGAGACAGACGGACAGTGAGACGGACAGGGGGAGGGAGAGTGACAGAGCAAGCCCAGGGGAGGTAGAggagtagaagaaaaaaaatagaaaaagaaggaCAGAACAGACGGATGTGGTTAACGTTAGCACATTTGGGGCCAGGGAAGACATGAGCAGAAAAAAGCTGAGTTCTGGACACTCAACTAAACAGACAATACAGACCGATGATCAGATCATTAACTAGGCTTTCCTAAAAACTGTACAGTAATAGGAATTCTATCTTTTATTAATATTCTATTAAAAATAAGGTAAGAAATATACTGAAAAACGGATATAAAATGTTGTTTAGTTAGAGGGAAGTTAAATGGCTTAAAGTCCCCATCATGTGTATTAAATTTTACaactaagattaaaaaaataataaaataaaaaccaatttGTACATTTCTGTGCAAGTTTCTCAAATAAACAGGAAAGCCTCTGACTAACTAAGTGTAAATGCGGAAAAATACTGAAGAGATGAATATTatacaaaaacatgtcaacaaaaagaggagaaaacaaaaacaaaagcatgttgCATGTTATGGGAACACACACTTTCACATTCTATCGGCACAACACTTTCCTTAGGGTAGCGGTTCTAAAATCTGTTTACCGCACCTAAAACTGGTTTCATAAATGACATACTACAAACGACATAACCATACATGAAGAAACCTAGATGAGACATGGACGACAAACCGTATTAAAGGGTGCAATAGGGAGGGAGGGGACCATAAAGAATAAACTGCAGCTAATGCTGCCATTAATTGACTGCTAGGAATGATTCGTGGTACATTTGCACGCCGACctactaaactaaactaaaaaaaaactgcaattctAAGTACCCCATAAGAAGCTCTGAATGTGAAGAACCTGTTGTGTCAGGATTAAATCTGAGCCACAATGAATTGCACCATTTAATATCTATGATGCTATGGTAACTTATGTCTGTTTTACAGGTGAGCAGCACAGACCAACAGGTCAGTTCATAAGGGCCTCTAAGCTTTTGAAGGTATAACTCAAACAGATGTGGGGCTGAAATACAGCTGTAGAAGTTGATGTTTGAACCACACAGGGTGCTCTTGATTCACgtgattattaattattaagcTGAACATAATAAATATCAATATCAAAAGAGAATGTGGTACCTAACCTTCAGTTAAACAATATCATACAGTTGAAAATAATGTTTGAGAATGACAAGAAAAAGGCAATGGAAGATAGACTGACCACTATAAACAAGGTCCCAACTGAATCAGAGGACAAGTTTCTGAGAGTTAACATCTGCGGGAGCCAAATACAGGAGAAAGCTTCAAGCACAGCTCAACTGTGAGCTTTGTTAGCAGATCTCAGATTGAGCTTTGAAGAGAAGGCTCCAGCCTACAGTTCTCTGGTAGAAATACACCTAGAGTTATCAATTATGATAACAGATAGAGCAAAATGATGGTAATCGGTTTAATCTGCAGTCAGAGGGGTTTATAACCAAAATAAGCTTAAAGCACAAAATCTAGCTGCTGTTCAGAGGCCGAGTTAATTGCATTTACACGTAacctataatttttttaaagaaatcttcAAGTTTATGTTTAATGGTAAAAAAGGATTGCCAGTGCACCATAATGATAGAAAATGCTGTCTGATCTGGCTTTCTTGTATTCTTAATTCAGGTAAATTTTGCTGCGGCAGGAGGATCTTTTCGACtaagggtgtattttattttgaagggctgctgtcaaaaataatattaaaatcaTAAAACTATTATAACTCAAGTATTGTAAATCTTTGAAAGCTAtagtctgtaaaaaaaaaaacagaccaaatggctcttttagaattaaaggttgcagacagCCGACTTAGGTCTAAAACTTGATTcccacatttctttttccaacattttagaGTGCATTAAGACATTACTCTACACACTTGCCAGCTGGAATTGAAAACACTGGACTGTTGTAAAACTTTGGACCTGTTGTGTACTTTCACTGACACCAGTGATTTGCTTATTTAGCAATTCTTTGAACACAAATACGACAGCAGGAATCAAGTGCACCCATTCTGTTCAAGGCGATATTTCACCAGTCAACCTTGTTTTTCTGCGCAGCTCAGCTGTAACCTCTATGACTGTCGAGTGACACAGACAATGGACTCACGAAAACATGCCCCCAGAGACATGACAGTCGGATCATAAGCCCCGCCCTCCCTCCCAATCCGCAGCATACCATTGGAGGAACCCTGCCCTTGGGCATGGGACTGCTGCCCTCTCCTCCCTTTTTTGCAGAGAGATAAAGAAGCAAATGAGCAGTTAGGAAGGAAAAGCCTCATGTCAACATTCAGATATACTGTACAAACCCACTAAAGCAGGACAGTTTGACAGCCTGGATGTTTCAAGGGTGCAGAGGAGCCTTTTAATCAGCCTTTTAAACAAAAGCTGCAGTTGGTACTCACTGATGCtacttttctgtttcagagtgTCATCCAGCGAGTTGGAGCCAGAGCCGATAGATGAGCTGTCCTGGCTGTCTATGGGAAGCGTCAGGAAACCGTCACCGCATTCTGAGTGAGATGGAGTCAGCGTGAGGGAACGCATCCTCTCCCGACTCTTCGGCTTTATTAGCTTTTTCATCTTCAGAGTGATCCAGTTACCACGCCTACAAGAAAAATCATGTCATCTCAAACACTGTGTTGACacgtttctgtttgtttttcatttggaaCCCTCAGTTACCTGCGTGGTGGTGAAGGGTCATAAAATTTGTATTGGTCCATGATCTTCTCTTCTAGCTTCTCCTTTTGCCTCCTCAGCTCATTTAATTTGTCgctaaaaaaattcagagaggaaatcaaaatcTTAGTATTTGTGTTTCTTCGCCTGAAACCAAAATCTCTCTTGTGATGCatttagacagttttttttgttaaaacagattcaaaaaaaaaagttttgctctGGATTTACATGTATTGTCTTTGCTCAACATGGAACAGGTCCTTGCTCTCCATCGTTTGTTCCAGAAGTGTGCGATTCTGTAACATGAGGGTCTGGATTTGGTCCAACAGATGGCGGTTTTCTTCCTCCAAGTTTCCTTTGAGTTGGCTTAGTaactaaaatcagaaaaaaaagattgttttagaggctggaaaaaaaattcatggaaacatgaaagaaaatgatGCTCTACTCACTTCACACTGGTTTGTGAGCTTGGTGGAGGTGATGTCCAGCTGCTGGTACTGCTCCTTCAGTTTAGAGAACTCAGCTTCCAGCTTGGTTTGCTCCAGTTTGGCACTGTTCAGCTGGCTTTTTATGCTCTTATGATCCAGCTGAAGATTCTCATTGTCCTTCAACAGCTGACGATAGCTTGAATTCAATCTGAAAAGAGGGACATTTTATCAAATGACAGCAggatcatttatttttagatttagattttccTCCTGtgcacaaaaagagaaaatctctAGATTTGAGGATTGTCCTAGCCAAAGACAGGATACTTTCTAGTAAAGGAAAAATAGAATTGTCTTGATGTTGAGGAGTTCTTTAATTTCACAGATGCCATAAGATTTGGCATTAAAGCATGTGTAGGTGGCTCATACACAACAACTTAAGGGACTGTGGGGGTTTTTCATCATGCAAAAGAAAACAGTGCCTATGATTTGTtcacaaaaagcattttgacatAGTTTCCCCTGACCTTTCATTCTCCTCTTTAAGCATTTTGTACTGGTCAGCTGTGGCCTCGTGACTCTCTTTTTCAAGAGCCATTTTATCCTGTTGTCCTCTCAGGTttttctccagctcctccagaTCCCCCTTTCTCTGCAAAAGCTGTTTGTACCTGAACACAAACATgcatcaaaacatgtttttgactcAAATAGGATTAAATAAAAGGATTCCCCCTGAGGCAGGACTTACTTGTCTTCTAAGTCCCTGTGTTGTTGCTCCAGGCTCTTGTGCGAGGTCTTCAGGCCACCATGCTTCCCAATTAGAGCTTCATATTCAGCTGCCTGCCTTTCGTGGAGTGCTGCCAACTTCTCGTGATCTCGGAGCAGCAGCTCATAAGTAGCTCTCAGCTCCTCTTTGTCTTTAAGTGCTCCATCTCGCTCTCCCTCCACGCCGCTTTGCTGGCTCTGCAGCTGGGCATTCTGGGCCATGAGAGCTGCACCCTGCGAGCTTAGCGTGGAGTTCTCCACCTACAAAGAAGAACAGACAAGGCAGAAAAGATGAAGGCTttagaaaactaaaacaaatgtagttttcctttttaaatattagtagagaaaagaaaagtagttGCAGTTTAGGTCAGCAGGGGGCACTGTTGACCTAAACTGCACAGTTCATTTTTTCTCTCGGTGTGACATTTCCTCTATAAACATGGCAGGAAAATTATTCTTTTCATGTTCTTCTTAAAGTCACAGTAAATTCCCAGACTCAAATCCCTCTTCAGTCATAAATAGTGTGTTTGCTCACACCttgacacaaaaaacacacacacacagtccacATGATGATGCATTTTCTGTGTCTACAAAGGTTTATCCCTGCAGCACACACATAAATAGCTGCACACAGCTCATTTTTACAAAGACAGCAACATACACATTGAACATAGAGCTATATTAGCTGCTACTATGTGGTTACTGTAAACTGCTGAACTTAAGAAGAACTGGAAGACAAAGGCAAACTCCAATGAACAACAAAAGGCttgttattaatatttaaaagctgCTTCTGACCTAAGAATGCAATCATCATATGCTTTATAAATCTGTTTGTGCATACTGAAGTCTTTCAGAAAGTGGTCATACACTGCTACCTGGAGGTAATGAGATTTCTTTACCTGCAGCTTCGCATTCTGGGTCTGTAGAATTGTGTTGTTCTCTTGTAAAGAGGCAGTCTGTCTCTGCAGGGCGACTATCTGAGCTTGCAGGTTGGAGCTCTGAGTTTCCAGTTGTTTGAGCTGGCTCCTCAAAGCCACTTTCTCAGCCTGCAGAGTTGCATTctagagagaaaaaataaacgTTTGATAAAAAACAGTCACAAGTGAGATGGAGAAACCCACAGAAGGCATATCAAATAGGCAATATAAACTTACATTCCTCTCCACCTCAATGAGTCTGTCTTTCACTTTCAGCAGCTCTCTGGTGGCTTCATGGCTCTCTTTCGCCCATTTATTGTCAGTTTGTGGGTCTTTGCCTCCTTTAGGGGGGGAGCTGTGAAccatcctctcctcctcttccctctgACGCAACGCCTCATAGTTTTTCTTTACCTTGGATGAGACAAGAGCGAAATGAACTCCGAAGTTTGACGATTCCTCAGTAAATTATGATCAACGTAAGCATTATGTAAATCAAAAGAGCAGATAATAGCATAAAggtatttatagaaaaaaagtttaatcaaAGGAAGTATTTCTAAACAAAGGTTCATGCGTCTAACTGTACATTTTGTAATGTTTGGATTGCCATCCCATTCAGTTGTTCAGACTTCTGCTGATTCACGAATAGATGACTGAATAATGTATCAGACCGGGAAATTGTTActagaatttttgtttttactgcaggAAGGGAATGAAATCATCCACTAAAATCCACACAGTTACAGATTTGAGTCAAGATGCATTTGTTTTGATGCCTGTAGGAAACTgggtgttttgctgtttgactAACTGTTTTCAGTTCCTGCCGCAGTTGCTGGTTGAGGTTGGAGGACTCTTGCAGTCTGGCCTCCAGAGAGGCGATTTTCTCCTCTTTAATCTCCAAAGATGATTTCAGAGTTGACTCCAGTTTACTTTCCAACAACTTAAACCTAagataaaaggcaaaaaatacTTGGATAAAAAGATCACAACAAGAATATCCCAAAAATCATATAAAAGGTTGCTTTTCATGCCGTAGCCTTGCTCATTTATGAAATGTGATCAACTTCAGGAGGAGTTTATCACTCAAGCACCAAGGGCTATTTATTAAACATACTACACTTCTACAATAATCCGAAAAATcagttgtacaaaaaaaacaagatcacTCCTGTTTATCTTGCACCAAAGTCTGCACCAGTGTCTGAAAACAAGCCCAAAATAGACAATCTTTGACATCCTAAATTTTTAGATCACTTTTACTTATGTAGCTCTCAAATAGGAAACAGAtttatgataaaataaataaataaacataaataaacatagtAGCAATTGTAGTTTTGTAATAAGAGATACCTGTCATCTGAGCTCTCGTCATCAAGCAGCCTATCTTTGGTTAGCCCAATCTTCTCCAACTCGTGCGTCAGTTTCTCTAAATCATTATTAATCTGTTGAGTGCGAAGCTTCTCACTGACAAGCTCCTAAACACACAATCAGTTTTGAACACTTCAAATGTAATAATCCACAAagacaattttttaaagaaatagttAATCCAAAGTAAATTCAAACAATATTGTTAGTAAAGTTGTGATTGTTACTGTTCACATGAATGtgcattacttaaaaaaaaaaaaaaaacataaataaagagcATACTTCTCTGAGAGTCATCAGTGTCTTCTTATCAATATTGGTCAGTTTGACCAGCTCCTTGTTCTCTTTCTCCAGCTCTTTGACTCTTGTGCAGGAGTCCTTGAAGAAAATCATCTCCTTGCCCATGGTTCGATTCTCTTTTTCAAGAGAGGAGATTCTGTGGTTGCAGTCTTCCAACTTGGAATCCCGGATCTCAGCCTGCTGCCTCAGCCGCTTGTTCTCCTTCTCCAGAAGCTTTTTGTCTTTCTCCAGCTGGGAGCTTTCCTGTTCCAGATTCTTGTTCTGGGGAAGGACGGCATGTAATGAAGCACAGATGGGTAAAACAGCATCGGATGGGATTACTTATGGTCTAAATGGCTTGTACATGGATGTTTGGCTAAAGTGAGCAAGGTTTAAATCAAAagccaaaaaaccccaaaataaTCTGGGATAATCCATCTCTGCAGGGAAAAATTGGCTGTAAAATCATCAAAATGAAGTTAAACTGATTTGCCACTTCTGCTAACACTTCTTAAATATTATCttcttaactttttcttttgtttaagatttgtttttaaatgatcatCAAAGCAGTTTTTAGTCTGTCTCAACTTTAATTACTAAACTGCTCTCATTATCCTCACAATAAAAccattcagaagaaaaaaacaacacaagttgtCAAGCAAAACTACATGTTTCCGTAAGGCAGAagaataagacatttttttccttttctgaacGTAAACTTACCTCTTGTTCGAGCTGCTCAAGTCGTTTGCTGGAGATCTTGAGTTCCTCCAGGTTTCGCTGGAGCGTCTGATTCTCCGTTTCCACGTCTTGCAGTTCAGCCTCCAGCTGCTGGATCTTCTTGCTGCTGTTCTCTAGAGCTTTCTGCAGGCGCTGGTTCTCCGTATCTAGGCCCTGGTAGCTCACCTGGGAGGAGAACAGCCAGATTAGAAAATAAAGTTCTCCATGGTCTACTTGTGCTGGTCCCTAGTGGCCCCATATTCCAGAAGCAGTTTAGTGCTACCTCAGTGGAAATATTTCTAAATGGAAATTTTTCACAATGTTTAGTAGAGAAAATAAACCCTTATTTTGGTAAGCATAACCCAGGAAGACCACAGCATCTCTTTAGACGTATGAATTAGACACACTTTATTTTTAGGCCCCTTTTTGTTATTTACACAGCTGTATTTAAGCAGGTCTGAGGACTCCGTCAGCAAAAGCACCTCTTGTCTGGCTTGGCTTACCTCTAACCTCTCAGTCTTCTTAGAAGAGGCTTTGAGCAGCTCCAAGTTGCGCTTCAGCTGGCTCTTCTCGCTTTCCAGCTCCCTGTTCTCGGCTTCAAGCTGAGCAGCTTTGGCCCCCGCTGACCGCAGGCTCTCAGCTGAGCGCCGGAGCTCCAGGTTTTCCTGTTCCAACTGAGAGTTTTCCTTTTCCAGAGCCTCTAGCTGGAAAGCTACGTTCTTCAGAGCATCCAGTTTCTTTTTGAGACGGCGGCCCTCAGCTTCTAGTTCAGTGTTCTCCTTCTCCAAAGATGATACCTACAAGTACCGGTAATCATCTTCAAGCCAAATAATTTAGACTGCTGAATGATTAtattataaacttttttttaattactgtcACACATCTaatgacaaaaacaggaaaaagaaatattaaaaaccaGACCTTTTCACAGGTGATTCCAAGGCTGGCAACTTTTTTTAGAAGGCTCTCGTTGTCCCTCTCCAGTTTCTGGATCTGAatctccagctcctctgctctTTCACCTTTGTCTTTCATCATTTCAAGATCCTTACctgcataaaaaaatgtcttagtctcacaaaacaaaaaaactgtttttgaattaTTGCTGAAAGTATTCCTCAGACAGACTAGATATCACTCACGTAGCTGCTTCCTTTCAAACTCTATTTTATTCAGTTTGGCTGTCGTCTCGCAGATTGACTCATGAAGAACTCGATTTTCTTTCTCAACATCCTTGACCCGGGCCTCCGCTCCGACCTGGGAGCGCTGACGCAGGGATGACATAGTCTGGCTCAGGTGCTTGTTTTCCTGCTCCAAACCCTTCAGCTGGAGAGCAGACAGCAGAGGTTTAAATCATCACCTGAAGCTGTGTTTAAACAAGCAGCTGCGTGTTGAAGGAAACTGATTCACGTGACTACTTGTACTTCATAACACGCACAATGAAAGAGAGcagaagggattttttttagatcagcTTCATAACAATAAACCAGGAGGTTATCTCAGATCTCCATGCGGTGACAACCAGCCTGATGGCAACTCCTGAAGTAATCCGAGAGGGCAgatctgttttctttctctctcaaGCTCATCAAAGCCGGATTTAACAAATCAGATGGTTAGACTAATCAAAGGTGTCAGATTTGGGTCTAACAGCTACAAAGTCTCCACAGACACAAAGTGAGCGGCTGCCTCTGGGCCACAGACTGCTTCACagtcaataaaacattaatgacAGCAAACACTAGATAATACGCTGAGCCAAAAGCAAATCAATAACAAGACTTTTCTCAGTTAAACTCAAACTTCAATAAATTACACTGAGCTTTGAGTACAAATGTTTGTATATAATCAgttatgaaaaaatgaattttggatCATCGTGGAGGGTGTCCTATATTTggcaaatactttttaaaaagtactgATATAATGAGCATAACTTTGATAATCTATGAATTACAATTTCTGAATAAATAGGTGTGTTTGTACCTGTCTCTCAGAGTTTTCTCTTAGAGTTTCTAGAGTCTTCTCTAGTAAAGCTTTCTCCTTCATCAGGTCCATGCTGAGCGTCTCTGCGCTCCGGAGAGACTCTCTATCTGCCATCAGCTCACTCTCCAGTCGCTCcagctgtaaacaaaaaaaatagataattttaaaataaagtgaaaaataaatgaataaataaaataaataaattaaaataaaatgatcaaaattatAACAGAATTATAACTGTGGAacagttgtttattttattattaaagttgGGAATTGTTTCCTCCAGTTGCAGAAGGCTCAAAGAACCTTAGATGAACTTGCAGAGTCA encodes:
- the ccdc88a gene encoding girdin isoform X7, whose translation is MENEVFAPMLEQFMLTPLVCWVRTVGQLKASESNKLSEYIELVDGIYLNEIMLEINPKAAVQRTNKKVNNDPTLRIQNLSILIRQIKSYYQESLQQLVMMPLPNVLVLGRNPLSEQGLDEMGKLLLLLLGCAVQCEKKEEYIERIQTLDFETKAAIASHIQEVTHNQENVMDLQWLENGNVPPEDLDNLSRNLAFHLKRLVDERDTQLETIVELTQERDCVQLSPLASCTSQSPGDSPSIRRTESRQHLSVELADAKAKIRRLRQELEEKSEQLLDTRQELENVEVELKRLQQDNYQLLSDARSARAYRDELDALREKAIRVDKLESDLCRYKERLHDIEFFKARVEELKEDNQILLETKTMLEEQLDGCRTRSDKLHLLEKENLQLKSKIHDMEMERDLDRKRMEELLEENLVLEMAQKQSMDESLHLGWELEQLSKTPELTEVPQKSLGEEVKDLTSSRLLKLEKDNQALLKTVEELRGAGSAETISKLAKVNQENQKLNQKLERLESELMADRESLRSAETLSMDLMKEKALLEKTLETLRENSERQLKGLEQENKHLSQTMSSLRQRSQVGAEARVKDVEKENRVLHESICETTAKLNKIEFERKQLRKDLEMMKDKGERAEELEIQIQKLERDNESLLKKVASLGITCEKVSSLEKENTELEAEGRRLKKKLDALKNVAFQLEALEKENSQLEQENLELRRSAESLRSAGAKAAQLEAENRELESEKSQLKRNLELLKASSKKTERLEVSYQGLDTENQRLQKALENSSKKIQQLEAELQDVETENQTLQRNLEELKISSKRLEQLEQENKNLEQESSQLEKDKKLLEKENKRLRQQAEIRDSKLEDCNHRISSLEKENRTMGKEMIFFKDSCTRVKELEKENKELVKLTNIDKKTLMTLREELVSEKLRTQQINNDLEKLTHELEKIGLTKDRLLDDESSDDRFKLLESKLESTLKSSLEIKEEKIASLEARLQESSNLNQQLRQELKTVKKNYEALRQREEEERMVHSSPPKGGKDPQTDNKWAKESHEATRELLKVKDRLIEVERNNATLQAEKVALRSQLKQLETQSSNLQAQIVALQRQTASLQENNTILQTQNAKLQVENSTLSSQGAALMAQNAQLQSQQSGVEGERDGALKDKEELRATYELLLRDHEKLAALHERQAAEYEALIGKHGGLKTSHKSLEQQHRDLEDKYKQLLQRKGDLEELEKNLRGQQDKMALEKESHEATADQYKMLKEENERLNSSYRQLLKDNENLQLDHKSIKSQLNSAKLEQTKLEAEFSKLKEQYQQLDITSTKLTNQCELLSQLKGNLEEENRHLLDQIQTLMLQNRTLLEQTMESKDLFHVEQRQYIDKLNELRRQKEKLEEKIMDQYKFYDPSPPRRRGNWITLKMKKLIKPKSRERMRSLTLTPSHSECGDGFLTLPIDSQDSSSIGSGSNSLDDTLKQKSSIRRRGQQSHAQGQGSSNAIKRLPFMRNRSKDKDKVKAIYRRSMSMNDLLQTMAVAGAPGSQWPGSTDNLDGPEATEAGVVSSSRRGGKHMKELAFSTNAIDCAALTLPTAGRSRAKNRLQVKGNISCEDVAGSSDDPKSQGTLNGSLSRPHSESSGEFSLSLDQEVWSSSGSSPVQQPTSSRSTHQSPLLARRSLELPSAGGSLGQMQIKKTASPSEVLSLQQFLDEGIDPAESGSQENLTVDSPRLSTSSERVPKERTSTKGRGIMRSSSGKAAPVSTDRPAKSFGQPGRPSLRKAESTRVKGSAPVRSSLSSQSKATSVSERLDSTSSTLPRASSVISTAEGTTRRTSIHDLLSKDHRQPVSVDASSCSASPKGGVKSQPTPSEYHPNSTRLKPPLTTVAPMPKSVSLPCHSLEDSDFSTLESFFGPSFTVESVFMDSIFSESAGSTLPFLSLNPTLVSNISGPPVTNKSAPPVSNQNQAAPSQSNGPMRSSSANKKDEGSDPSGVNDLDPSPEDNQSLWFEYGCV